From the genome of Acidaminococcus sp.:
CAATCGTGCCGATTACGTCTGCGACCCGCAGGTTCCCGTCAATCAGAAGACGTGGGGCGTGGACCACTACATCCTGGAAGACATTGGCTTTGGCCCTTCCTTTATTCATCTTCAGTTCAAGAGACCCCGGGATTTCGGCTACGATGAATCCATCATCGGCTCGAAGACCTGTGCTTCTCTAGTCTGCGCTGTCGGAGAGGGTGGAGATTCGTCGGCTATGACTCACAAGTGGATTCCTTATAAGGATGGCATTCTCTTCTCATCCCGTTTCTGGATTGGTTATGCCATCAGGGATGGAAAAATTGTAAAAGCTGTGCCGAAAGGAGCTTCGGTGCCTATGGAAGCCGCACGGGGCCTTTTTGCTCACAATATCAAAGAATTTACAAACCTTGCCAGGATCCTTCCCGGTGTCTATGCCGAGAATAAGGATAATTTTTGATGACGCTGAACGCAGGTCGCTGGTTGCCTTATATTGAAATATTAAAAAATCGGATCCCTTGCGGGGGTCCG
Proteins encoded in this window:
- a CDS encoding phloretin hydrolase, whose translation is MFNQPGKKVGVSKEEKALPYYKYFEGPMAPVPVEKFRLVDAPSKVRSVPFEEKNAFLRGEDKAYCQLGYGVAPDGTGFVCNDTYMPGVTVEMMDWWFPWHSVGSDLRYKMWDPEDHYFARANRADYVCDPQVPVNQKTWGVDHYILEDIGFGPSFIHLQFKRPRDFGYDESIIGSKTCASLVCAVGEGGDSSAMTHKWIPYKDGILFSSRFWIGYAIRDGKIVKAVPKGASVPMEAARGLFAHNIKEFTNLARILPGVYAENKDNF